In Nocardia sputorum, a single genomic region encodes these proteins:
- a CDS encoding DUF4345 family protein — protein sequence MAQAVCGIVGVFFLAMGVYALAAPTALIRPFGIRLTEASARYEVRAVYGGFGLAMAAVLTVAALDLGSLRGGIMVAVGAALAGMAFGRVVSAVLDERAAFYPTWFYGAVEVAGAAALVLAA from the coding sequence ATGGCACAGGCCGTATGCGGGATCGTCGGCGTTTTCTTCCTGGCTATGGGTGTGTACGCCCTCGCCGCACCCACAGCCCTGATCCGGCCGTTCGGCATCCGGCTCACCGAAGCGAGCGCCCGATACGAAGTGCGCGCCGTCTACGGCGGATTCGGGCTGGCGATGGCGGCCGTGCTCACGGTGGCCGCGCTGGACCTCGGATCCCTTCGCGGCGGAATCATGGTCGCGGTCGGCGCGGCCCTGGCGGGTATGGCGTTCGGACGGGTGGTGTCGGCCGTGCTCGACGAGCGAGCGGCTTTCTATCCCACCTGGTTCTACGGCGCGGTCGAGGTCGCCGGCGCCGCCGCGCTCGTCCTCGCCGCTTAG
- a CDS encoding amino acid permease — protein MTASDRHLQDAEPSAPADGGDSEGYARGLSPRTIQMIAIGGAIGTGLFYGAGGAIEQAGPGLILAYLAAGLAIFVIMRALGELLTYRPISGSFAEYAHEFLGRFAGFATGWSYWAVWVATCMAEITVAGKYVEYWFDIAPWVTALVVLAVMFGANLISVRLFGEGEFWFSTIKVTAIVGMILLGIGVLLFGFGHAPDPTVTNLWADGGVFPNGIGQSLLVLQIVLFAYVGVELVGVTAGEAREPRTTLRKAINTLPFRIGLFYVGALVVIMAVSSWRNFHAGKSPFVEVFEQIGIPGAAGIVNFVLLTAALSSCNSGIYSTGRMLRTLSLRGEAPARLNKLSANAVPYTGITASAAAMVIGVVVNIISPDKAFAYITSVSTIGIIFVWGVILVCHLIYRAKVARGELPASDYRLPAAPYTTVLALAFLGLVVVLLLFTDSGRTAIVVGVVWAALVSAGYFALRKLGAASGTVHTS, from the coding sequence ATGACAGCCTCTGATCGGCACCTGCAGGACGCGGAACCGTCGGCTCCGGCGGACGGCGGGGACTCGGAGGGATACGCCCGGGGCCTCAGCCCGCGCACCATCCAGATGATCGCCATCGGCGGAGCGATCGGCACGGGCCTGTTCTACGGTGCGGGCGGCGCGATCGAGCAGGCGGGCCCCGGTCTCATCCTCGCCTACCTGGCGGCGGGCCTGGCCATCTTCGTGATCATGCGCGCGCTCGGCGAACTGCTGACCTACCGGCCGATCTCCGGCAGCTTCGCCGAGTACGCGCACGAGTTCCTCGGTCGCTTCGCCGGATTCGCGACCGGCTGGTCGTATTGGGCGGTATGGGTGGCCACCTGCATGGCCGAGATCACCGTGGCGGGCAAGTACGTGGAGTACTGGTTCGACATCGCGCCGTGGGTCACCGCGCTGGTGGTGCTCGCGGTGATGTTCGGCGCCAACCTGATCTCGGTGCGGCTGTTCGGCGAGGGCGAGTTCTGGTTCTCCACCATCAAGGTGACCGCGATCGTCGGCATGATCCTGCTCGGCATCGGCGTGCTGCTGTTCGGATTCGGTCACGCGCCCGATCCCACCGTCACCAATCTGTGGGCCGACGGCGGCGTGTTCCCCAACGGCATCGGCCAGTCGCTGCTGGTGCTGCAGATCGTGCTGTTCGCCTACGTCGGCGTCGAATTGGTCGGCGTCACGGCCGGGGAGGCGCGCGAACCCCGCACGACCCTGCGCAAGGCGATCAACACGTTGCCGTTCCGGATCGGCCTGTTCTACGTCGGCGCGCTCGTGGTGATCATGGCGGTGTCCAGCTGGCGCAACTTCCACGCGGGCAAGAGCCCGTTCGTGGAGGTCTTCGAGCAGATCGGCATCCCCGGCGCGGCGGGCATCGTCAACTTCGTGCTGCTCACCGCGGCACTGTCGTCGTGCAACTCGGGGATCTACTCGACCGGCCGGATGCTGCGCACGCTGTCGCTGCGCGGTGAGGCGCCCGCCCGGCTGAACAAGCTGAGCGCGAACGCGGTGCCCTACACCGGGATCACCGCGTCGGCGGCGGCGATGGTGATCGGCGTGGTGGTCAACATCATCTCGCCGGACAAGGCCTTCGCCTACATCACCTCGGTGTCGACCATCGGCATCATCTTCGTCTGGGGCGTCATCCTCGTCTGCCACCTGATCTACCGGGCCAAGGTCGCCCGCGGTGAGCTCCCCGCGAGCGACTACCGGCTGCCCGCCGCTCCCTACACCACCGTGCTGGCGCTCGCGTTCCTGGGATTGGTGGTCGTGCTGCTGCTGTTCACCGACAGCGGGCGCACCGCGATCGTCGTCGGCGTGGTGTGGGCGGCGCTGGTGTCGGCCGGGTACTTCGCGCTGCGCAAACTCGGCGCGGCGTCCGGCACCGTGCACACCAGCTGA
- a CDS encoding serine hydrolase domain-containing protein: MTELSPRRRRPARAALRALVVLLAVVAVLVGAAFATTAVLHIPGPPTLLRLLTDPPSAQGALFESRTVAASPVPRPLPRTPRPLPGQVPWKGSTVSIAEFLDTTHTNSFLVLRGGALTHEWYRDGFTATTRQSSWSVVKSIVSLLTGRAVAAGKLAEDDRLVRILPELATGGAYDTVTIRDLLDMASGVDVAENYNKYLPLTGTARMYLTEDLDGFVRAHRGLRFPPGSAGEYRSVDTQLLGMALARVEGLPLAQLLERELWAPIGAEDEALWNLDRAGGQEKGFCCLNATARDFAKIGELVLDGGRVGEAQIVPPTWIDRIRTPAPHRVGEWPYGAQWWHPTGGDGADLTAVGVYGQYVYVDPPSGTVIVKLSDHGTTQDEQDTIEVFRAIARG; encoded by the coding sequence ATGACCGAACTCTCCCCCCGCCGCAGACGACCCGCACGTGCCGCGCTGCGCGCTCTCGTGGTCCTGCTCGCGGTCGTCGCCGTCCTGGTCGGCGCGGCGTTCGCGACGACGGCGGTCTTGCACATCCCCGGGCCGCCGACGCTGCTGCGGCTGCTGACCGATCCGCCGTCGGCGCAGGGCGCGCTGTTCGAGAGCCGGACGGTGGCCGCCTCCCCTGTCCCGCGCCCCCTGCCGAGGACGCCGCGGCCGCTGCCCGGCCAGGTGCCGTGGAAGGGCTCGACCGTGTCGATCGCCGAGTTCCTCGACACCACGCACACCAATTCGTTCCTCGTCCTGCGCGGCGGCGCCCTGACCCACGAGTGGTATCGCGACGGCTTCACCGCGACCACCCGGCAGTCCTCCTGGTCGGTGGTGAAGTCCATCGTGTCGCTGCTGACCGGCCGAGCCGTCGCCGCGGGGAAACTCGCCGAGGACGACCGCCTGGTGCGGATCCTGCCCGAGCTGGCCACCGGCGGCGCGTACGACACCGTCACCATCCGCGACCTGCTCGACATGGCCTCCGGCGTCGACGTCGCGGAGAACTACAACAAGTACCTGCCGCTGACCGGCACGGCCCGCATGTACCTCACCGAGGACCTCGACGGATTCGTCCGGGCGCACCGCGGCCTGCGGTTCCCGCCGGGCAGCGCGGGCGAGTACCGCAGCGTGGACACCCAATTGCTGGGGATGGCCCTGGCGCGGGTCGAGGGCCTGCCGCTGGCCCAACTGCTGGAGCGTGAACTCTGGGCGCCGATCGGCGCCGAGGACGAGGCGCTGTGGAATCTGGATCGCGCCGGTGGCCAGGAGAAGGGTTTCTGCTGCCTGAACGCGACCGCCCGCGACTTCGCCAAGATCGGCGAGCTGGTGCTGGACGGCGGACGCGTGGGCGAGGCGCAGATCGTGCCACCGACCTGGATCGATCGCATCCGCACCCCGGCCCCGCACCGGGTGGGCGAGTGGCCCTACGGGGCGCAATGGTGGCATCCGACCGGTGGCGACGGCGCGGACCTCACCGCCGTCGGCGTCTACGGCCAGTACGTCTACGTCGACCCGCCCAGCGGCACCGTCATCGTCAAACTCAGTGACCACGGCACCACCCAGGACGAGCAGGACACCATCGAGGTGTTCCGGGCGATCGCGCGCGGCTGA
- a CDS encoding LLM class flavin-dependent oxidoreductase: MIDVPLSVLDLAPVQSGRTVGEGLEATTELARRTEALGYHRFWVAEHHNMPGIASSAPSVLLAHLAAATSTIRVGSGGVMLPNHAPLVVAEQFGTLHALHPGRIDLGIGRAPGTDQATARALRRTADGLSAESFPQELAALLGYFRGSDPGGIAATPGRGEEPDIWLLGSSGYSAQVAAVLGLPFAFAHHISPDNTEPALALYREHFRPSPRLERPHAMVAVAAICADTDERAEVLAGPRDLAFLNLVRGTPQALATPEEAAAFRPSEQERAFIRQRRAGQLLGSPETVRGQLADLLERTRADELMINTLVYDIDDRARSFELLTEKVAA; this comes from the coding sequence ATGATCGACGTCCCGCTGTCCGTCCTGGATCTGGCGCCGGTGCAGTCCGGCCGCACCGTCGGCGAGGGGCTGGAGGCGACCACCGAATTGGCCAGGCGCACCGAGGCTTTGGGCTATCACCGGTTCTGGGTGGCCGAACACCACAACATGCCCGGCATCGCCAGCTCGGCGCCGAGCGTGCTGCTGGCGCATCTGGCGGCCGCCACCTCGACCATCCGGGTCGGCTCCGGCGGGGTGATGCTGCCCAATCACGCGCCGCTGGTGGTCGCCGAGCAGTTCGGCACCCTGCACGCGCTGCATCCCGGACGGATCGACCTGGGCATCGGGCGCGCGCCGGGCACCGACCAAGCGACCGCCCGCGCGCTGCGGCGGACCGCGGACGGACTGTCGGCGGAATCGTTCCCCCAGGAACTCGCCGCTCTGCTGGGCTACTTCCGGGGCAGCGATCCCGGCGGCATCGCCGCGACGCCGGGCCGCGGCGAGGAGCCGGACATCTGGCTGCTGGGGTCCAGCGGCTACAGCGCCCAGGTGGCCGCGGTGCTCGGGCTTCCGTTCGCGTTCGCCCACCACATCAGCCCCGACAACACCGAGCCCGCGCTCGCGCTCTACCGCGAGCACTTCCGGCCTTCGCCGCGCCTGGAGCGTCCGCACGCGATGGTGGCGGTCGCGGCGATCTGCGCGGACACCGACGAGCGCGCCGAGGTCCTCGCCGGTCCGCGCGACCTGGCCTTCCTGAACCTGGTGCGCGGCACGCCGCAGGCGCTGGCCACCCCGGAGGAGGCGGCCGCGTTCCGTCCGTCGGAGCAGGAACGCGCGTTCATCCGGCAGCGCCGCGCCGGGCAGTTGCTCGGCTCGCCGGAGACGGTGCGCGGGCAGCTCGCGGACCTGCTCGAGCGCACCCGTGCCGACGAGCTGATGATCAACACGCTGGTCTACGACATCGACGACCGTGCCCGATCGTTCGAACTGCTCACCGAGAAGGTCGCGGCCTGA
- a CDS encoding NADPH-dependent oxidoreductase, translated as MTQSVPTPTHAVQQRYRDPRPVEPAQWNQVLQVLHEHRSVRRYLSDPVPDATLRLLISAAQSAPTSSNLQVWSVIAVRDPQRKARLAALAGDQAHIVQAPVLLVWTADFARLRQLADDRSAPLEGADYLESSYVGFIDAALAAQNAVVAAESLGLGTVYIGALRNKPEKVAAELGLPPQVFAVFGLVVGHPDPAEDARVKPRLPQDAVLHRETYDLDAQRAHVAAYETRIAEFYAEQQLSHSWTERVLARLASAAALDGRHRLRESLTNHGFRLH; from the coding sequence ATGACGCAGTCCGTGCCGACACCGACCCACGCCGTGCAACAGCGCTACCGCGACCCTCGACCGGTCGAGCCCGCGCAGTGGAACCAGGTCCTGCAGGTGCTGCACGAGCATCGCTCGGTGCGCCGCTACCTGTCCGACCCGGTACCCGACGCCACCCTGCGCCTGCTGATCTCGGCGGCGCAGTCCGCGCCCACCTCGTCGAACCTGCAGGTCTGGAGCGTCATCGCGGTGCGCGACCCGCAGCGCAAAGCCCGCTTGGCCGCGCTCGCGGGCGACCAGGCCCACATCGTGCAGGCACCGGTGCTGCTGGTCTGGACGGCCGACTTCGCGCGTCTGCGCCAGCTCGCCGACGACCGGAGCGCGCCGCTGGAAGGCGCGGACTATCTCGAATCCAGCTACGTCGGCTTCATCGACGCCGCGCTCGCGGCGCAGAACGCGGTCGTGGCGGCGGAATCGCTCGGGCTCGGCACCGTCTACATCGGCGCGTTGCGCAACAAGCCGGAGAAAGTCGCCGCCGAACTCGGCCTGCCGCCGCAGGTCTTCGCCGTATTCGGCTTGGTGGTCGGCCACCCCGACCCCGCCGAGGACGCGCGAGTGAAGCCGCGCCTGCCGCAGGACGCCGTCCTGCACCGGGAGACCTACGATCTGGACGCGCAGCGGGCGCATGTGGCCGCGTACGAGACCCGCATCGCCGAATTCTATGCCGAGCAACAGCTTTCGCATTCCTGGACCGAACGTGTCCTGGCCCGGCTGGCCTCGGCGGCAGCGCTCGACGGTCGGCATCGGCTGCGTGAATCGCTGACCAACCACGGCTTCCGGTTGCACTGA
- a CDS encoding siderophore-interacting protein — protein MARPRTTLTVQRTEWLTPHLIRVHLGGPGFTAFRPSEFTDSYVKFIFAQDGNEVLRTYTVRSVDPVAGEIAVDFVYHGAEGIAGPWAAAVEPGATIDVYGPGGAYSPRADADWHLLAGDEAALPAIAAALEALPADATGLAFVEVTGPDDELPVRKPDGIELTWLHRGVRSPGEVLAETVRSAPWSPGQVQVFIHGEADAVMKDLRRYIRKDRGVSAEWAASISGYWRRGRTEEGFRQWKAELRATEEANA, from the coding sequence TTGGCACGTCCCCGCACCACCCTCACGGTGCAGCGCACCGAATGGCTCACCCCGCACCTGATCCGCGTGCACCTCGGTGGTCCCGGCTTCACCGCGTTCCGGCCCAGCGAGTTCACCGACTCGTATGTGAAGTTCATCTTCGCGCAGGACGGGAACGAGGTGCTGCGGACCTACACCGTCCGTTCGGTCGACCCAGTCGCCGGAGAGATCGCGGTGGACTTCGTCTACCACGGAGCGGAGGGCATCGCGGGACCGTGGGCGGCCGCGGTCGAGCCCGGCGCGACCATCGACGTGTACGGTCCCGGCGGCGCCTACTCGCCGCGCGCGGATGCCGATTGGCATCTGCTGGCCGGTGACGAGGCGGCGCTACCCGCCATCGCCGCCGCGCTCGAGGCGCTGCCCGCCGACGCGACCGGGCTGGCGTTCGTGGAGGTCACCGGTCCGGACGACGAACTGCCGGTGCGGAAACCCGACGGCATCGAGCTGACCTGGCTGCACCGGGGCGTCCGGTCCCCGGGCGAGGTGCTCGCCGAGACCGTCCGCTCCGCGCCGTGGTCGCCGGGGCAGGTGCAGGTCTTCATTCACGGGGAAGCCGATGCGGTCATGAAGGATCTGCGCCGCTACATCCGTAAGGATCGCGGTGTCTCCGCCGAGTGGGCCGCATCGATCTCCGGGTACTGGCGTCGCGGCCGCACCGAGGAAGGCTTCCGGCAATGGAAGGCCGAACTGCGGGCGACCGAGGAGGCCAATGCCTGA
- a CDS encoding HD domain-containing protein, with product MTGKADELIAAELSPMLRNHSVRGFLFGRAVAERQGLRPGSDYDEETMYLICALHDLGLADGATGDQKFEIDGADRAARFLEDNGVTDARVDAIWDAIAAHTAGYTDSPVWRRRRPPETWIAVDGIGVDVGGAPTDLPPGFAALVHTAYPRLGGSRALGAAIEAQAAANPRKAPPASLAGAILQQRHPEYPTLTWDAIVAMSGWGD from the coding sequence TTGACCGGCAAAGCAGACGAACTCATCGCCGCCGAACTCTCGCCCATGCTGCGCAACCACAGCGTGCGGGGCTTCCTCTTCGGACGCGCGGTCGCCGAGCGGCAAGGTCTGCGGCCCGGCTCCGACTACGACGAGGAGACGATGTACCTCATCTGCGCGCTGCACGACCTCGGTCTGGCCGACGGCGCGACCGGTGACCAGAAGTTCGAGATCGACGGCGCCGATCGTGCCGCGCGATTCCTCGAGGACAACGGCGTCACCGACGCCAGGGTGGACGCGATCTGGGACGCCATCGCCGCGCACACCGCGGGATACACCGACTCGCCGGTCTGGCGCCGCCGCAGGCCGCCGGAGACGTGGATCGCCGTGGACGGCATCGGCGTCGACGTGGGCGGCGCGCCGACCGACCTGCCGCCCGGCTTCGCCGCCCTGGTGCACACCGCCTATCCGCGGCTGGGCGGCAGCCGCGCGCTCGGTGCGGCGATCGAAGCCCAAGCGGCGGCGAACCCGCGGAAGGCGCCACCCGCGAGCTTGGCCGGCGCCATCCTGCAGCAGCGTCACCCCGAATACCCGACGCTCACCTGGGACGCGATCGTGGCGATGAGCGGGTGGGGTGATTGA
- a CDS encoding GlxA family transcriptional regulator, whose product MRASGDVVVAVADGVLMLDVAGPAQVLHWAGRRIRFASPDGAPVRTDVGVPLGVDGTLSELSATVDTLLVPGYPPEDRVPGELVDAVRVAGGAARRVASVCTGAFVLAEAGLLDGRRATTHWLACSVLAQRFPSIRVEADAIYLRDGPIITSAGVTAGIDMALALVEEEHGADLARSLAKHLVVFLHRPGGQSQFSLRTSIPAPRTAGLRHAVDAVIADLCADHSLAAMAARAALSERHFSRLFRQEIGMTPGRYVKQARLEAAQALLESGDEPMSAIARRSGFGSEETMRRTFLELLGVSPSDYRRRFRAPAR is encoded by the coding sequence ATGCGGGCAAGCGGTGACGTCGTGGTGGCGGTGGCGGACGGAGTGCTGATGCTCGACGTCGCCGGACCCGCGCAGGTGCTGCACTGGGCCGGGCGCCGCATTCGATTCGCCTCGCCGGACGGCGCCCCGGTCCGCACCGATGTGGGCGTCCCCCTGGGTGTCGACGGGACGCTGAGCGAGCTGAGCGCAACGGTGGATACGCTCTTGGTTCCCGGCTACCCCCCGGAAGATCGCGTGCCCGGCGAGCTCGTGGACGCGGTGCGGGTGGCCGGTGGCGCGGCGCGGCGGGTGGCCTCGGTGTGCACCGGCGCGTTCGTGCTGGCCGAGGCCGGTTTGCTGGACGGGCGGCGCGCCACCACGCATTGGCTGGCGTGTTCCGTTCTGGCTCAACGCTTTCCGAGCATCCGCGTCGAAGCCGACGCCATCTATCTGCGCGACGGCCCGATCATCACCTCCGCTGGAGTCACCGCGGGCATCGACATGGCCTTGGCGCTGGTGGAAGAGGAGCACGGCGCGGATCTCGCGCGCTCACTGGCCAAACACCTCGTCGTGTTCTTGCACCGGCCCGGCGGCCAGTCGCAGTTCAGCCTGCGCACGAGCATTCCGGCGCCGCGCACCGCCGGTCTGCGGCACGCCGTGGACGCGGTGATCGCCGACCTGTGCGCCGATCACAGCCTGGCGGCCATGGCCGCCCGTGCCGCGCTGAGCGAACGCCACTTCAGTCGCTTGTTCCGGCAGGAGATCGGGATGACGCCGGGACGTTACGTCAAACAGGCGCGACTGGAAGCTGCGCAAGCGCTGCTCGAATCCGGCGACGAACCGATGTCGGCGATCGCCCGCCGCAGCGGCTTCGGCTCCGAGGAGACGATGCGGCGGACCTTTCTCGAACTGCTCGGCGTCTCGCCGAGCGACTACCGCAGGCGCTTCCGCGCGCCCGCGCGCTGA